ACAACGTTACAAATAATTTCGacaatggaaaaaaaagaaggaaaacgAATAAAATAACTCTGAGAATAAGtacgggaaaaaaaaactttgaactgctctctctctctcgaagctctcaacaaaaaaaatcgaagaagaagaagaagaagacgtaaCAATGGAGCCTCCTTTTGAAAGATCGAAACGTCTCCACAACTTCTCTTTGCCTCAACTCCGTTGGGGTCAACAAAGATTCCTCAGATGCGTCAATCTaccatctcctcctccttcttcttcctctcccgATCACGCAGCCACCAATAGATCCGTCTCCATAGCTGGAGTTTCTCTTacaagaggaggaggaggaggagcgaAGAACGGGGAGGTAGTTGCGGCGGCTAAGCCATGGAATTTGAGGATGAGAAGAGCTGCGTGTAGTGAACCtggagaagaaattgaaattggcgttaataagagaagaagtatCATCGATAATgaagatggaggaggagat
This sequence is a window from Arabidopsis thaliana chromosome 1 sequence. Protein-coding genes within it:
- a CDS encoding hypothetical protein (DUF1639) (Protein of unknown function (DUF1639); CONTAINS InterPro DOMAIN/s: Protein of unknown function DUF1639 (InterPro:IPR012438); BEST Arabidopsis thaliana protein match is: Protein of unknown function (DUF1639) (TAIR:AT3G18295.1); Has 271 Blast hits to 266 proteins in 15 species: Archae - 0; Bacteria - 0; Metazoa - 0; Fungi - 0; Plants - 271; Viruses - 0; Other Eukaryotes - 0 (source: NCBI BLink).); this encodes MEPPFERSKRLHNFSLPQLRWGQQRFLRCVNLPSPPPSSSSPDHAATNRSVSIAGVSLTRGGGGGAKNGEVVAAAKPWNLRMRRAACSEPGEEIEIGVNKRRSIIDNEDGGGDKKNEKSKFSIALSRDEIEQDFSFVFGKKPPKRPKKRPRLVQKKLNTIFPGLWLNEEEVTIDSYNGA